A section of the Clostridium felsineum DSM 794 genome encodes:
- a CDS encoding sensor histidine kinase: MSYLFEEIYNYEEKIYVEISELFDKYNIGLQNRNKEIWLKCIREINKGIKDIKKETIDNFIVKLIKINQFYNRDSIFQILKCIENAYINYIIKNVDNVNHIKETLSKVNDFFYNVEKTIIDNKIYYEQKIDMQIIDKILDSIPFLVMIKDENGKCIKVNKEAREFYGIENENDINDDVIINKILNLDNLKNFKIDTSSSKTFYEKAYNKDKDKKTLYVISVPILIKDDKFTITIKSDTTKFQKSDIANDSFNFKNIFKDIPEAVFIHDNKKILYLNKVAMELFGFERLEEAIGQNYNNFVEVCVGDIGSSKIGKPEYNIKRADIIRKSDNKLLKIAYIKGNYIYSSKEIELIVIWDMEYKTKIEELKNKMSEKNDVLNKVLYYSNAKTQFMGTISHELRTPLNIILSALQVIDLYANYGDLEEKCRVYEKYSVVMKQNGYRLLKMINNFMDITQIEDGASKLNFVQGNIVNIVEDVTLAVAAFLKDKGKNIIFDTDVEEKIMIFDKEKIERIILNLLSNAVKFTGKDASIKVRIHDIGSNIQISIKDNGIGIPEDKKKMIFERFFQLDKTFTRKNEGSGIGLSIVKVLVELHDGSIEVESNVGDGSEFIIKLPARKSNKYSKNYSDGLIRMSSKDKVNMEFSDLLI; this comes from the coding sequence ATGAGTTATTTATTTGAAGAGATATATAATTATGAGGAGAAAATCTATGTGGAAATCTCAGAGCTTTTTGACAAATACAATATTGGTCTTCAAAATAGAAACAAGGAAATTTGGTTAAAGTGTATAAGAGAGATAAATAAAGGTATAAAGGATATTAAAAAGGAAACTATTGATAATTTCATTGTGAAGTTGATAAAAATAAATCAATTTTATAACAGGGATAGCATTTTTCAAATTTTAAAATGTATTGAGAATGCGTATATTAACTACATCATAAAAAATGTTGATAATGTTAATCATATTAAAGAGACTTTGTCTAAGGTGAACGATTTTTTTTATAATGTAGAGAAAACTATTATTGATAATAAGATATACTATGAACAAAAAATAGATATGCAAATAATAGATAAAATACTTGATAGTATTCCTTTTTTAGTTATGATTAAAGATGAGAATGGAAAATGTATTAAGGTCAATAAGGAAGCAAGAGAGTTCTATGGTATTGAAAATGAAAATGACATTAATGATGATGTAATTATTAATAAGATTTTAAACTTAGATAATTTGAAGAATTTTAAAATTGATACTAGCAGTTCAAAGACGTTCTATGAGAAAGCCTATAACAAGGATAAAGACAAAAAAACATTATATGTTATATCGGTTCCTATTTTAATAAAAGATGACAAGTTTACAATTACCATAAAAAGTGATACCACTAAGTTTCAAAAGAGTGATATTGCCAATGATAGTTTTAACTTTAAAAATATATTTAAAGACATACCAGAAGCTGTATTTATTCATGATAATAAAAAAATATTATATCTTAACAAAGTTGCTATGGAATTGTTTGGTTTTGAGAGACTAGAAGAGGCTATTGGACAAAACTACAATAATTTTGTAGAAGTTTGCGTTGGTGATATAGGAAGTAGTAAAATAGGCAAGCCTGAATATAATATCAAAAGAGCTGATATTATAAGAAAAAGTGATAATAAACTCTTGAAAATAGCATATATAAAAGGAAATTATATATATAGTAGTAAAGAAATAGAATTGATTGTAATATGGGATATGGAATATAAAACTAAAATTGAAGAATTAAAAAATAAAATGAGTGAGAAGAACGATGTATTAAATAAAGTATTATATTATAGTAATGCTAAAACTCAATTTATGGGTACTATATCTCATGAACTTAGAACACCATTAAATATAATATTAAGTGCACTTCAGGTTATAGATTTGTATGCTAATTATGGTGATTTGGAAGAAAAATGTAGAGTCTATGAGAAATATTCTGTTGTTATGAAGCAAAATGGATACAGACTTCTTAAAATGATAAATAATTTTATGGATATTACACAAATAGAAGATGGTGCAAGTAAACTTAATTTTGTACAAGGCAACATAGTAAACATAGTAGAAGATGTTACTTTAGCAGTAGCAGCTTTTCTAAAGGATAAGGGAAAAAATATAATATTCGATACGGATGTTGAAGAAAAGATAATGATTTTTGATAAAGAGAAAATTGAAAGAATAATATTAAACTTATTATCTAATGCAGTTAAGTTTACAGGAAAAGATGCTAGTATAAAGGTCAGAATTCATGATATAGGAAGTAATATACAAATATCTATTAAAGATAATGGTATAGGAATACCAGAGGATAAAAAGAAAATGATATTTGAAAGATTTTTTCAACTTGATAAGACTTTTACACGTAAAAATGAAGGAAGCGGTATAGGGTTATCCATAGTGAAGGTTTTAGTTGAACTTCATGACGGTTCAATTGAAGTGGAGAGTAATGTTGGGGATGGAAGCGAATTTATTATAAAGCTTCCTGCTAGAAAATCAAACAAATATAGTAAAAATTATTCGGACGGCTTAATAAGAATGTCTAGTAAGGACAAGGTTAATATGGAATTTTCTGACTTGTTAATTTAA
- a CDS encoding polysaccharide deacetylase family protein, protein MSKLKKILLIIVTILVIALCLMIIKDYYKNYKNVAYSKELTKQNVVKDLQSNNQIPVLMYHEIDDSKGINLMKVNKEAFKQQMKYLKDNKYNTLTIDEFYDCIVNNKKVPSKSVLITFDDGYEDDYKNVYPILKKYNFHATMFIITGYLDKGTVYLKSNEVKEMSDNGIDIEGHTVSHPYLDKLTYSNQFKQLEESKSKLENICKKTVRFIAYPYGAYNKDTIDAEKKLGYIMGFTTNGKWANLSKGVYALNRIYIFPQYDLNNFKERLDNPNYSQVVHPIKSIKAVYYSVRSWY, encoded by the coding sequence TTGAGCAAACTAAAAAAAATTCTGCTTATTATTGTTACAATTTTAGTAATAGCCTTATGTTTAATGATAATAAAGGACTATTATAAAAATTATAAAAACGTTGCATATAGTAAAGAACTTACGAAACAGAATGTAGTTAAGGATTTACAATCAAATAACCAAATTCCAGTTCTTATGTATCATGAGATTGATGACAGTAAAGGAATTAACCTCATGAAAGTTAACAAAGAGGCTTTTAAACAGCAAATGAAATATTTAAAAGATAATAAATATAATACTCTTACAATAGATGAGTTTTATGATTGTATTGTGAATAATAAGAAAGTACCTAGCAAGTCGGTACTTATAACTTTTGATGATGGATATGAAGATGATTATAAGAATGTATATCCAATATTAAAAAAGTATAATTTTCATGCCACTATGTTTATTATTACAGGATATTTGGACAAGGGTACCGTATATTTAAAGTCAAATGAGGTAAAGGAAATGAGTGATAACGGTATAGATATTGAAGGACATACAGTTTCTCATCCTTATTTGGACAAGTTAACATACAGTAATCAATTTAAACAGTTAGAGGAGTCTAAGAGTAAATTGGAGAATATATGTAAAAAGACGGTTAGATTCATTGCATATCCATATGGTGCATACAATAAGGATACAATTGATGCAGAAAAGAAGTTGGGATATATCATGGGATTTACTACAAATGGTAAGTGGGCTAATTTAAGCAAAGGTGTTTATGCTTTAAATAGAATATATATATTCCCTCAGTATGATTTGAATAATTTCAAGGAGAGACTAGATAATCCAAATTATTCTCAAGTTGTACATCCTATAAAATCAATTAAAGCGGTTTATTATAGTGTACGTTCTTGGTATTAG
- the ispF gene encoding 2-C-methyl-D-erythritol 2,4-cyclodiphosphate synthase has protein sequence MRVGIGYDVHKLVENRKLILGGIEIEYSKGLLGHSDADVLIHAIIDSILGAAGLGDIGKLFPDNDDKYKGISSLKLLSEVNTIIKNKGYRIGNIDSTIIAQKPKLSPYIEDIKKSLCTVLDIDLENINVKATTEEGLGFTGSGEGISSQSICLLV, from the coding sequence ATGAGAGTTGGAATTGGTTATGACGTTCATAAATTAGTCGAAAATAGGAAATTGATTCTTGGTGGAATCGAAATTGAGTATTCAAAGGGCCTACTTGGACACTCTGATGCTGATGTACTTATACACGCCATAATAGATAGCATTTTAGGTGCTGCTGGTCTTGGTGATATAGGAAAGTTATTTCCTGACAATGATGACAAATATAAAGGAATATCAAGTCTTAAATTATTAAGCGAAGTTAACACAATAATAAAAAATAAGGGCTATAGAATTGGTAATATTGATTCAACAATAATAGCTCAAAAGCCCAAGCTTTCACCTTATATAGAAGATATAAAAAAGAGTTTATGTACTGTATTAGATATTGATTTAGAAAATATTAATGTTAAAGCTACAACAGAAGAAGGTCTTGGATTTACAGGTAGTGGAGAAGGCATCTCTAGCCAAAGTATATGCCTGCTTGTGTGA
- a CDS encoding methyl-accepting chemotaxis protein yields the protein MYSKSNLKSKFILLAVSPIIVSICIYSIIIYAVCSNVLSSVSGTNDKLSLIRNIIIICTIILCILSVILSLFLFKILTNGLQSLKQVLTDVLNGTFSDNSAKNLTIKEPFKSIADVFFQTANRIQHLIIEVRTSSKTVLETSIALKNIIDKTDKSASDVALATDSIAKAASIQAKNAEECYNKANSLSEKINRVLSGTEVMNIEAGSFNDLIESGLNTINILNDQSEKALEATSKVNEIVLKVNENSNGIGNITKTVSQIAEQTNLLALNAAIEAARAGESGKGFSVVAEEVRNLAEQVTESIGEIESLINDIQLHSKEAVSAISEASSIVAKENTSSIDTKKIFNDISDVLFEMNAVVGEIKNANVEMDSEKNELISLISTISSKSDDTSASTEEVAASAEEQLAAIKNVSEYSSKLERLSQKLEDEISNFKNI from the coding sequence ATGTATTCTAAGTCAAATTTAAAATCAAAATTCATATTACTAGCAGTTTCCCCAATCATAGTCTCAATTTGTATATACAGCATTATTATATATGCTGTATGTTCTAACGTTTTATCATCAGTTTCAGGAACTAATGACAAGCTTTCTTTAATAAGGAACATAATTATAATATGTACAATTATACTTTGTATACTATCTGTTATCCTCTCCTTATTTTTATTTAAAATATTAACCAATGGTTTACAAAGTTTAAAACAAGTTCTCACAGATGTTTTAAATGGAACTTTTTCCGATAATTCTGCTAAAAATTTAACAATAAAAGAACCATTTAAGTCTATTGCAGATGTTTTTTTCCAAACTGCCAATAGAATTCAACATCTTATTATTGAAGTAAGGACATCCTCTAAAACAGTTTTAGAAACTTCAATTGCACTAAAAAACATTATAGATAAAACTGATAAATCAGCTTCAGATGTAGCTTTAGCAACTGACTCAATTGCAAAAGCAGCCTCTATCCAAGCTAAAAACGCTGAAGAATGTTATAACAAAGCAAATTCCTTATCAGAAAAAATTAATAGAGTTCTAAGCGGAACAGAAGTTATGAATATTGAAGCAGGTTCTTTTAATGATCTTATAGAAAGTGGTCTCAATACTATAAATATTCTTAATGATCAATCAGAAAAGGCCCTTGAAGCTACTTCAAAAGTTAATGAAATTGTACTTAAAGTAAATGAAAATTCAAACGGTATAGGTAATATAACCAAAACAGTATCCCAAATAGCAGAACAAACAAATTTACTAGCATTAAATGCTGCTATTGAAGCTGCCCGTGCTGGTGAATCCGGAAAAGGTTTCTCTGTTGTAGCTGAAGAAGTTAGAAACCTTGCAGAGCAAGTAACTGAATCTATAGGTGAAATTGAATCCCTTATAAATGACATACAACTTCATTCTAAAGAAGCAGTTTCAGCAATTTCAGAGGCTTCAAGTATAGTGGCAAAAGAAAATACATCTTCTATTGATACTAAGAAAATATTTAACGATATCTCTGATGTTTTATTTGAAATGAATGCTGTAGTAGGTGAAATCAAAAACGCTAACGTTGAAATGGACAGTGAAAAGAATGAATTAATTTCTCTTATATCAACAATATCTTCAAAATCAGATGATACATCTGCTTCAACTGAGGAAGTCGCAGCAAGTGCTGAAGAACAACTCGCTGCTATAAAAAATGTGTCTGAATACTCCTCAAAACTAGAAAGACTTTCACAAAAATTAGAAGACGAAATTTCGAATTTTAAAAATATTTAA
- a CDS encoding PocR ligand-binding domain-containing protein — protein MESNGIGKLAITDVIDVGFLQEFQDSFSKSMGIAAVTVDTEGKPVTKPSNYVRFCKKIQSTAKGEARCADSHKKGGEEAVRTGKPYIYTCNSGLIDFAAPVIVGGQHIGTVLGGQIFYSRNDENRVGDIVSDLDLPREEYTGNLNSVNIVEEERVKAAADVLYTVTNTIGTVGYQKMKMHDAANSFVDNFEQISAAMEQLSASSIGVTQNQEVLNKEIINVKEIAGEINEILAQIKSIADQSKMLGLNAAIEAARAGEIGKGFGVVAAEMRKLSESSKETAIKAGNLTIQISKTVDKTLDVSKSTLDVTAQQSAAIEETNASIEEVTSMAEELTRLT, from the coding sequence ATGGAATCGAATGGGATTGGAAAATTAGCAATTACAGATGTAATAGATGTTGGATTTTTACAAGAATTTCAGGATAGTTTTTCAAAGAGCATGGGTATTGCAGCTGTAACCGTAGATACAGAAGGAAAACCTGTTACGAAACCTAGCAATTATGTGCGTTTTTGCAAAAAGATTCAGAGTACGGCTAAGGGTGAAGCCAGATGTGCAGATTCACATAAAAAGGGAGGAGAAGAGGCTGTAAGGACTGGAAAACCTTATATTTACACATGTAATTCAGGACTTATTGACTTTGCAGCTCCAGTAATAGTTGGAGGACAGCATATCGGAACTGTATTAGGTGGACAAATATTTTACTCAAGGAACGATGAGAATAGAGTTGGAGACATTGTAAGTGATTTGGACTTACCAAGGGAAGAATACACGGGCAATCTTAACAGTGTAAATATTGTAGAAGAAGAAAGAGTTAAGGCAGCGGCGGACGTATTATATACAGTAACTAATACAATAGGTACTGTAGGTTATCAGAAAATGAAAATGCATGATGCAGCTAACAGTTTTGTAGACAATTTTGAACAAATTTCAGCAGCTATGGAACAATTATCAGCATCATCAATAGGGGTAACGCAAAACCAAGAAGTGCTTAATAAGGAAATAATAAATGTTAAAGAGATAGCAGGAGAGATAAATGAGATTTTAGCTCAAATAAAAAGTATAGCAGATCAAAGTAAAATGCTTGGATTAAATGCAGCAATAGAGGCAGCGCGTGCAGGAGAAATTGGAAAGGGTTTTGGAGTAGTTGCAGCAGAAATGAGAAAGCTTTCTGAAAGTTCAAAGGAAACAGCAATAAAAGCTGGAAATTTAACAATTCAGATATCAAAAACTGTAGATAAAACTCTAGACGTTTCAAAATCAACGTTAGATGTTACAGCGCAACAGTCAGCAGCTATAGAAGAAACAAATGCAAGCATTGAGGAAGTTACTAGTATGGCAGAAGAATTAACAAGATTAACATAG
- a CDS encoding YitT family protein produces MSEDIKIRITKQTTLNIFFTVLGCILCSIGMNLFLIHARLLSSGVSGICLILQYLFKIPAGISYLIINLPLFFLSYKVMGKKFTIMTILGTLTFSIAFNLTAPFKNLLTIKDPILLCVYGGVLNGLGMGVVLSNYGSLGGLDIIAATIKKKNENFEFSTTSFAINILIITFGAIFFGISSALYTLFSIYISYFVMDKVIIGFNKQKLVMIITNKEEDLSSTIMKHLQRGVTFLYGKGAYTKSDKTVIYCVVSIHQLPLLKRLVSNIDSTSFMSILDISEVHGNGFKGNMF; encoded by the coding sequence ATGTCAGAAGATATAAAAATAAGAATCACTAAGCAGACTACTTTAAACATATTTTTCACAGTACTAGGCTGCATTCTTTGTTCCATTGGAATGAATCTTTTTCTTATCCATGCACGCCTTTTAAGTTCTGGTGTTTCCGGTATTTGTTTAATACTACAATATTTATTTAAAATCCCCGCTGGTATATCCTATTTAATAATAAATTTACCTCTCTTTTTTCTTAGCTATAAAGTAATGGGGAAAAAATTCACTATAATGACTATACTTGGGACTCTAACTTTTTCTATTGCCTTTAATTTAACGGCACCCTTTAAAAATTTATTAACTATAAAAGATCCCATTCTTTTATGTGTATACGGTGGTGTTCTAAATGGACTTGGAATGGGTGTAGTACTTAGTAACTATGGTTCTCTGGGAGGTCTTGATATAATTGCTGCTACTATAAAGAAAAAAAATGAAAATTTTGAATTTAGCACAACATCTTTTGCTATAAATATTTTAATAATAACTTTTGGCGCAATATTTTTCGGAATTTCTAGTGCCCTGTATACTTTGTTTTCTATATATATATCATATTTTGTAATGGATAAAGTTATAATAGGTTTTAATAAGCAAAAGCTTGTTATGATAATAACCAATAAAGAAGAAGATTTAAGTTCTACTATAATGAAACATTTACAAAGAGGCGTCACTTTTCTTTATGGAAAAGGTGCTTATACTAAATCCGATAAAACAGTTATATATTGTGTTGTGTCAATTCACCAATTACCTTTACTAAAAAGATTAGTAAGTAATATAGATAGTACTTCTTTTATGTCAATATTAGATATATCAGAAGTACACGGAAATGGCTTTAAAGGAAATATGTTTTAA
- a CDS encoding glycerophosphodiester phosphodiesterase: MRKNTLNIAHRGFSGKYPENTMLAFKKAVEAKCDGIETDLNMTKDGVLVVCHDEKIDRTTDGCGYIKDYTYNELKKFDAGVKFGDEFKKEKIITIDELLDYMKDKNLLLNLELKNNLIEYEDIEKKVVQKIHEYKLQDNIIISSFNHYSIVKLKNYDSSIKTGLLYGASLYEVHEYGKKLGVYSLHPYFAAVLNREVVENIKRAGININTYTVNEEEYMRKLVDLEIDGIITNYPDKLNEVLKAVK, from the coding sequence ATGAGAAAAAATACATTAAATATAGCACATAGAGGTTTTAGTGGTAAGTATCCAGAGAATACTATGTTAGCCTTTAAAAAAGCGGTAGAAGCAAAATGTGATGGGATAGAAACAGACCTTAACATGACAAAGGACGGTGTACTTGTAGTTTGTCATGATGAAAAAATAGATAGAACAACGGATGGATGCGGTTATATAAAAGATTATACTTATAATGAATTAAAGAAGTTTGATGCAGGGGTAAAATTCGGGGATGAGTTTAAGAAAGAAAAAATTATAACTATTGATGAACTTTTAGATTATATGAAGGATAAAAATTTGCTTTTGAATTTGGAACTTAAAAATAATCTTATAGAATATGAGGATATTGAAAAGAAAGTAGTTCAAAAAATTCATGAATATAAACTTCAAGATAATATAATAATATCTTCCTTTAATCATTATTCCATAGTGAAATTGAAGAATTATGATAGTAGTATAAAAACGGGCTTACTATATGGGGCAAGTCTTTATGAGGTGCACGAGTACGGAAAGAAATTAGGTGTATATTCACTACATCCTTATTTTGCGGCGGTTTTAAATAGAGAGGTTGTGGAAAATATAAAGAGGGCTGGAATTAATATAAATACTTATACAGTAAATGAAGAAGAGTATATGAGAAAATTAGTGGATTTAGAGATTGATGGAATAATAACAAATTATCCGGATAAGTTAAATGAAGTTCTTAAAGCAGTAAAATAG
- a CDS encoding ABC transporter substrate-binding protein, giving the protein MKRKVLSLLLVGVISVTALVGCSKGEASGVKSKTVEITFWHAMSGKNGEALNKLVDDFNNSHSDIKVKAEFQGKYDDELNKLKSAEKGNEAPDIVQVYDIGTRFMIDSKWAEPMQTFIDKDKYDTSSLEPNLLSYYTVNNKLYSMPFNSSTPILYYNKTAFKEADLDPNKPPKNFSELEKYAKALTKKDSSGNVTRYGFSMAIYGWLFEQYLVKQGRNYANNGNGREGVATKVDFDTNGGGVKFLDEWKKLVNSGYAGNLGRSEDDTENAFIAGKTAMYIESTADLKHDLSSIGGRFELGTAALPTIDGTKDSGVSIGGASMWILKNKDAEKQKAAFEFIKYMVSSKQQAYWSSETGYFPVTKKAYEEQTMKDNIKKNPQFKTAINQLHASPKTSVGALMAVFPEARQTIEGNIEKMLQNKQSPEEAINNSAKLINQSIDDYNNKNK; this is encoded by the coding sequence ATGAAAAGAAAAGTTTTATCTTTGTTATTAGTAGGAGTAATTTCAGTAACTGCCTTAGTAGGATGCTCCAAAGGTGAGGCAAGTGGAGTTAAATCAAAAACAGTAGAAATAACATTTTGGCATGCTATGAGTGGTAAAAATGGAGAAGCTTTAAATAAGCTTGTAGATGATTTTAATAATTCTCATAGTGATATAAAGGTAAAAGCTGAATTTCAGGGAAAATATGATGATGAACTTAATAAGCTTAAGAGTGCGGAAAAAGGTAATGAAGCTCCTGATATTGTTCAGGTGTACGATATTGGTACTAGATTTATGATAGATAGTAAATGGGCAGAACCTATGCAAACCTTTATTGATAAAGATAAATATGATACTTCAAGCTTAGAACCTAATTTACTTTCATATTATACAGTGAATAATAAATTATATTCAATGCCATTTAATTCATCCACACCAATATTATATTACAATAAAACTGCATTTAAGGAAGCGGATTTAGATCCTAATAAGCCACCAAAAAACTTTTCTGAACTAGAGAAGTATGCAAAAGCTCTTACTAAAAAGGATTCATCAGGCAATGTAACAAGATATGGTTTTTCTATGGCTATATATGGTTGGCTGTTTGAACAATATTTAGTTAAGCAGGGAAGAAATTATGCTAATAATGGCAATGGTAGAGAAGGGGTAGCAACAAAAGTTGACTTTGATACTAACGGAGGCGGGGTCAAGTTTTTGGATGAATGGAAGAAGCTTGTTAATTCAGGATATGCAGGTAATTTGGGGAGAAGTGAAGACGATACAGAGAATGCATTTATAGCAGGAAAGACAGCTATGTATATAGAATCAACGGCTGATTTGAAGCATGATTTAAGTTCTATTGGTGGAAGATTTGAATTAGGTACTGCAGCACTTCCAACCATTGATGGAACTAAAGACAGCGGAGTTTCTATAGGGGGAGCCTCTATGTGGATATTAAAAAATAAAGATGCAGAAAAGCAAAAAGCTGCTTTTGAATTTATAAAATATATGGTATCATCTAAACAGCAGGCTTATTGGAGTAGTGAAACAGGATATTTCCCAGTAACTAAAAAGGCATATGAGGAACAAACTATGAAAGATAATATTAAAAAGAATCCTCAATTTAAAACTGCTATAAATCAACTTCATGCATCACCTAAAACTTCAGTAGGTGCACTTATGGCTGTGTTCCCAGAAGCAAGGCAGACTATAGAGGGGAATATAGAAAAAATGCTTCAAAATAAGCAATCGCCAGAAGAAGCTATTAATAATTCAGCAAAGTTAATAAATCAGTCTATTGATGACTATAATAATAAAAATAAGTAG
- a CDS encoding carbohydrate ABC transporter permease encodes MIKKIGLYGLNIVLGFITIAPLLYALCVSFMPQDQIFSFPPKLIPKGIYFGNYEEVLKSVPIIKFLMNSFIVSLGITIFQVITSSMAAFAFSFLKFKGKKILFIAVLATLMIPVETTMLSNYLTVGSVGWLDSYKALIVPYMCSAMGIFMMRQYYLTIPKELYEAAKIDGCGSFKFFTRILFPLSRPVIAAFGVYSFLASWNQYLWPLLVTSKQSSRTVQIGISMLQFSENQSFGLIMAGIVMVVLPSVLIFIVGQKHLIEGMTSGAVKG; translated from the coding sequence ATGATAAAAAAGATAGGTCTATATGGCTTGAACATAGTATTAGGATTTATTACAATTGCACCACTTCTTTATGCTCTTTGTGTGAGTTTTATGCCTCAGGATCAGATATTTTCTTTTCCGCCAAAGCTTATTCCTAAAGGTATTTACTTTGGAAATTATGAGGAGGTACTTAAGAGTGTACCTATAATAAAATTTTTAATGAATAGTTTTATTGTTTCACTTGGCATAACTATTTTTCAAGTAATAACTTCAAGTATGGCAGCCTTTGCATTCTCATTTTTAAAATTTAAGGGTAAAAAAATTCTGTTTATAGCTGTACTTGCAACACTTATGATACCAGTAGAAACTACAATGCTATCTAATTATCTTACAGTAGGTTCTGTAGGTTGGCTTGATAGCTACAAAGCTTTAATAGTTCCATATATGTGTTCGGCTATGGGAATATTTATGATGAGACAGTATTATTTGACTATACCAAAGGAATTGTATGAAGCGGCTAAAATAGATGGATGTGGAAGTTTTAAGTTTTTTACTAGAATATTATTTCCTTTATCAAGGCCAGTAATTGCAGCTTTTGGAGTATATTCATTTTTAGCAAGTTGGAATCAATATTTGTGGCCACTTTTAGTTACAAGCAAGCAAAGTTCAAGAACAGTTCAAATAGGAATAAGCATGCTTCAGTTTTCTGAAAATCAGTCTTTTGGACTTATAATGGCAGGAATAGTTATGGTTGTATTACCATCAGTTTTAATATTTATAGTTGGTCAAAAGCATCTTATAGAGGGAATGACCTCTGGTGCAGTAAAAGGATGA
- a CDS encoding carbohydrate ABC transporter permease, translating into MQRVEERVFKREFSWGRKISLHGKEAFLYMLPCLIIFTAFTYYPFLKTIYLSFFDMNAQGKIGGFVGISNYVELLKSESFLNTIFVTFKFIVITGIPSILIGLFMALIVNNKLKSKGIFTTMYAMPMAVSSSSAAIIWMLLFNPSIGIINYLFHLKIDWFTSSAWGIIALAIVNIWLNTGINFIFITSGLKNIPKELYESAYVDGAGFFTTLKNITIPCLSPTLFFVTVITIINTFQTFVTVSIMTSGGPVESTNLIVFSIYRNAFFNNKFGTASAESVILFFIMLVVTLFQFRYEKSKVFYN; encoded by the coding sequence TTGCAAAGAGTTGAAGAAAGAGTTTTTAAGCGAGAATTTTCATGGGGAAGAAAAATCTCACTTCATGGTAAAGAGGCATTTTTATATATGCTTCCATGTCTAATAATATTTACGGCATTTACGTACTATCCATTTCTAAAAACTATATATTTGAGTTTTTTTGATATGAATGCACAAGGCAAAATAGGGGGCTTTGTGGGGATTTCTAATTATGTTGAGCTATTAAAATCTGAGAGTTTTCTTAATACTATATTTGTAACATTTAAGTTTATTGTTATAACAGGTATACCATCGATTTTAATAGGGCTTTTCATGGCACTTATAGTTAATAATAAATTGAAATCAAAGGGGATATTTACAACAATGTATGCCATGCCAATGGCAGTATCATCATCATCAGCAGCTATAATATGGATGTTACTTTTCAATCCTAGTATAGGAATTATAAATTATCTTTTTCATTTAAAAATTGACTGGTTTACCAGTTCTGCCTGGGGGATTATAGCACTTGCAATTGTAAATATATGGCTAAACACTGGTATTAATTTTATATTCATAACTTCAGGACTTAAAAATATACCAAAGGAGTTATATGAAAGTGCATATGTTGATGGAGCTGGCTTTTTTACAACATTAAAAAATATAACCATTCCATGCTTGTCGCCTACTCTGTTCTTTGTAACAGTGATAACAATCATTAATACCTTTCAAACCTTTGTAACGGTAAGTATAATGACATCTGGTGGACCTGTGGAGTCAACTAATCTTATTGTATTTTCAATATATAGGAATGCCTTTTTTAATAATAAGTTTGGTACAGCTAGTGCTGAATCTGTAATTTTATTTTTTATAATGCTTGTGGTTACGTTATTTCAATTTCGATATGAAAAAAGTAAGGTATTTTATAATTAG